The Thermosipho japonicus region TTATTCTTGGAACAATCATTGCATTTATAATTCCAAAGTAGGAGGAAAAATATGAAAAAACATTTTCTTATCTTTTTACTAATAATCCTGACAATTTCAACATTTGCTCTACCTGGAAAATGGTTTAGAGATATGATAAAGTACTATAGAGAAGCATATGATCTCCCAAGCGATGAGGATTTAATTCAAGATATTGAAGATGCAATTTTAGATGCTTCCAAAGAAACAGGAATAGATCCACTTTTAATAACTTCAATAATAGTTGTGGAAACTGAGTTTAGAAATGTAATTGGAATGCATGGCGAACTTGGAATGATGCAAATAAAACCGGAAACTGCAGAATTTGTAGCAAATTTATATAAAATTCAAACTCCACAAGAAGGTTGGAATAGAATATTGTGGGATTTTAAACTAAATATAAAAATTGGTAGTTACTATCTAAAATATTTGTACGACAAATTCCATAATATAACTGATGCAGTAAAACACTATAATGGAGGAACATATAAAGAGCAATATGCACAGAAAATCCTTGCAAAGTACAAAGAAATGTTAAAGGTGGCAAGTGTCAATGAAAGAAATTCTTAAAGTAATAGATTTAAATTTTTCATACGGAAATTTTGGAATTAGAAATTTGAATTTAAAAATAAAAGGGGGGCAATTTGTAGGGATAATTGGTCCAAATGGTGCTGGAAAATCAACAACCCTCAATCTTATAGCTGGTTTGTTAAAACCATATTCTGGAAAAATATTACTTTATGATAAGGATATTAGAAAACTTTCAAGAAAGTATATTGCGTCAAAAATTTCCTTTGTTCGTCAGGAATTTAACCCTACATTTGAATTTAAAGTAAAAGATATAATTGAAATGGGAGCACTACACAAGAAAACTAGCTTTTTTAATACCTTCGAAGATTCAACAAAAATAAAAGAATGTCTTTCAATGGTAGAACTCTCAGGTTATGAAGATAGATACTTTTCCACATTAAGTGGCGGAGAGCAGAGAAGAGTTCTAATAGCAAGGAGTATTTATCAAGAAACCCCTGTAATAATTGTTGATGAGCTAACGGCCCATTTAGATATCTCACATGCAATTCAAATAGTTGAAATATTAAAAAAACTTACTTTAAATGGAAAAACTGTACTATCAGCTTTCCACAACATCAATGTTGCCTCAAAATATTGTGACTATATATATGCATTAAAAGACGGAAAAGTTGTCTTTGAAGGTGTGCCTTCAAAAGTTATAAATAAAGAAAACATTAAAAAGCTCTATGAAAAGGAATTCTATATTATTAATCATCCTGTACATAATTATCCCGTGGTTACTTTTTAAAGATTTACTAAAAGTTT contains the following coding sequences:
- a CDS encoding ABC transporter ATP-binding protein; this translates as MKEILKVIDLNFSYGNFGIRNLNLKIKGGQFVGIIGPNGAGKSTTLNLIAGLLKPYSGKILLYDKDIRKLSRKYIASKISFVRQEFNPTFEFKVKDIIEMGALHKKTSFFNTFEDSTKIKECLSMVELSGYEDRYFSTLSGGEQRRVLIARSIYQETPVIIVDELTAHLDISHAIQIVEILKKLTLNGKTVLSAFHNINVASKYCDYIYALKDGKVVFEGVPSKVINKENIKKLYEKEFYIINHPVHNYPVVTF
- a CDS encoding transglycosylase SLT domain-containing protein — encoded protein: MKKHFLIFLLIILTISTFALPGKWFRDMIKYYREAYDLPSDEDLIQDIEDAILDASKETGIDPLLITSIIVVETEFRNVIGMHGELGMMQIKPETAEFVANLYKIQTPQEGWNRILWDFKLNIKIGSYYLKYLYDKFHNITDAVKHYNGGTYKEQYAQKILAKYKEMLKVASVNERNS